Proteins encoded by one window of Rouxiella chamberiensis:
- a CDS encoding molecular chaperone: MWASQAVASGLQVSPVTLTLPGNENAGGLWLSNQGDNPVNAQVRVYHWEQSNFADRLNASQGLVVSPPMLALAPGERQLIRIIRVGPASKSVEDAYRLSIDELPPSRLQSNKLQFVLHYSVPIFIQPASMPPTSLKLQWSLKSIGRDTFVDVSNQGNSHAQISAMTYISPKGARKVITPGLLGYVLPGSTMRWILPLSDNNISRGSKLEVTINGQKTLQDL; encoded by the coding sequence GTGTGGGCTTCCCAGGCTGTTGCTTCTGGTTTGCAGGTCTCGCCTGTCACCCTGACGCTACCGGGTAACGAGAATGCGGGTGGATTATGGTTGAGCAATCAGGGTGATAATCCGGTCAATGCACAGGTGCGGGTCTATCATTGGGAGCAGAGTAATTTTGCCGACCGGCTAAACGCGTCACAGGGGCTGGTGGTGAGTCCTCCCATGCTGGCGCTTGCACCGGGCGAAAGGCAGTTGATCCGTATTATTCGTGTCGGACCCGCTTCGAAAAGTGTGGAAGACGCTTACCGCCTGTCTATCGATGAATTACCGCCCTCCCGTTTACAGTCAAACAAATTGCAGTTCGTGTTGCACTACTCCGTGCCTATCTTTATTCAACCGGCCAGCATGCCGCCGACTTCCCTGAAACTGCAGTGGTCGCTGAAAAGTATCGGCAGAGATACCTTTGTCGATGTCAGCAATCAGGGAAACAGCCATGCCCAAATTTCGGCCATGACCTATATCAGCCCGAAAGGCGCGCGAAAGGTGATTACGCCGGGGTTGTTGGGCTACGTGCTTCCCGGGTCGACCATGCGCTGGATATTACCCCTTTCCGATAACAACATTTCTCGTGGCAGCAAACTTGAAGTAACGATAAATGGCCAAAAAACGCTTCAGGATTTGTAA